The uncultured Mailhella sp. genome segment TCACCTTCTGCACGGCGGCGTCGATGGCGCCGGTGTCCGAAACCTGAACGAGGCCGCGTTCCTTGACGAGCGCCGCGGGCATGACGTCTCCCTTCATGAGTTCGGGGAAGATGTCGGCGGCAATCTTGGCGGAAATGGTGCCGTTGCCGATGATGGCGACAAGCTCGGCGATGGCTTCGGGCGTGATCTTGATGTCGGCGCTGCTGACGCCGGTCTGATTGATTTCGCGCAGCAGCATGCCGAGCATGATGTTGGCCGCCTTCTTGGGCTGAGCGCCGAGCGCGCAGGTCTTTTCAAAGAGCTCGGCAAGATGCGGATCGGAGCAGAGCTGTTCGGCGTCCTGTTCGGGCAGCTGGAGTTCGCCCATGTAGCGGGCCATGCGGGCTTCGGGCAGTTCGGGCTGCGTGGCGGCCCATTCGGCGAGTTCCTCGTCGGTGATGACCACGGGCAAAAGGTCAGGGTCGGGGAAGTAGCGATAGTCCTGCGCGTCTTCCTTGCTGCGCATGGGCGCGGTGAGGTTGCGGTTTGCGTCGTAGAGACGGGTTTCCTGAATCACCTTTTCGCCGTCGTCGAGCAGATCGGACTGTCTTGCGATTTCAAATTCGATGGCGCGCTGCACGTTGCGGAAGGAGTTGAGGTTCTTCAGTTCGGTGCGGGTGCCGAGCTTCGTTTCGCCGCGCGGACGGATGGACACGTTGGCGTCGCAGCGGAAGCAGCCTTCCTCCATGTTGCCGTTGCTGATGCCGAGGCTCACTACCATGGCGTGGAGCTTCTTGAGGTAGGCCACGGCCTCTTCGGCGCTGCGCAGATCGGGTTCGCTCACGATTTCGATGAGCGGGGTGCCGGCGCGGTTGAGGTCCACATAGCTGAAGTTTTCGCCCTGCGGATGGATGTTCTTGCCCGCGTCGTCTTCCATGTGGATGCGGGTGATGCCGATGCGGCGCTTCTGCCCGTCGACCGTGATGTCGAGCCAGCCGTGTTCGCACAGCGGAAGCTCGAACTGCGATATCTGATAGTCCTTGGGCATGTCGGGATAGAAGTAGTTCTTGCGGGCGAACTGCGAGCGCTGATTGATCTGCGCGTGGATGGCGAGGGCCATGCGCGTGGCGTATTCCACGGCCTTGCGGTTGAGCACGGGCAGCACGCCGGGCATGCCGGAGCACACTTCGCAGACGTTGGTGTTCGGCTCGTCGCCGAAGGAGTTGGGGCAGGAACAGAAAAGTTTGCTGGCCGT includes the following:
- the gatB gene encoding Asp-tRNA(Asn)/Glu-tRNA(Gln) amidotransferase subunit GatB; this encodes MSAYEAVIGLEVHVHLATASKLFCSCPNSFGDEPNTNVCEVCSGMPGVLPVLNRKAVEYATRMALAIHAQINQRSQFARKNYFYPDMPKDYQISQFELPLCEHGWLDITVDGQKRRIGITRIHMEDDAGKNIHPQGENFSYVDLNRAGTPLIEIVSEPDLRSAEEAVAYLKKLHAMVVSLGISNGNMEEGCFRCDANVSIRPRGETKLGTRTELKNLNSFRNVQRAIEFEIARQSDLLDDGEKVIQETRLYDANRNLTAPMRSKEDAQDYRYFPDPDLLPVVITDEELAEWAATQPELPEARMARYMGELQLPEQDAEQLCSDPHLAELFEKTCALGAQPKKAANIMLGMLLREINQTGVSSADIKITPEAIAELVAIIGNGTISAKIAADIFPELMKGDVMPAALVKERGLVQVSDTGAIDAAVQKVIDAHPAEVEAYKGGKTKLVSFFVGQVMREMRGKANPAMVNEALARLLGQN